From the Thermodesulfovibrionales bacterium genome, the window ACAGCAGGATTAGGATCAGACGGCATCGCGGGAATCATCTGAGTGAACGTATCGTTGTCTGTCGAGAAGAGTCGCGCAGCGCCGTCAGCGTCACTGATAATTTCACCGCTCCAAACATCATTAGGGCTCAAGCAGATATCCAAGCTCAGAATCTCCCACCCACCGTTGCAGAGTCCGTCCTCTGTATTGATGTCAGCCGCTTCCCTGAATCTTATCCTCGCCCTAACACCATATGACGAACTTGTGTTAATGACTGTAAAGATATTCTTACGGTTGGCGTCCCTCACATTGTAATACCCGTAAATCAACGCGTCTCCCAACCCACTGGGATTAACAAAGACCCTAGTTGGCGGCAATACACTCTCCGAGCCTGAAGCAAGAGAGTCTATTTGGACTGCAAAGGCAGACCCAAAACCCATGACAACAAGCAACATCGCAATGAAGGCGCTCTTCTTAATCATTGATTTCCTCCTTGCCCGAAACATTGCAGAATTACATCGACCCCTCAATGAAATCTTATCGGACTTCGAGCCACAAAACAAGAAATTTATGAAAGCCCGCAAGACGAACACTTGTACGTAGTTCTGATTATACAGGCCGTTGGTTTATCCTAACACTTCCGGGCTTCCCAACTTCGCCTTGGACAGAATACGTGAAGTCATGGAACAGGCCGATGGCCCAGAGGTTGGTCATGAGATGGGAGGTTATGGAAGAAGTGGTGAATTCCGATTCATCCCGGCAGAGTGAAAGGTATGGGACTATCTGGTCGGGGAGATGGTGGTCAAAGGCCGCGCCTGAAGCGTAATATTCGAGGAAATCAGCTCCCGCCTCCTCTCCGACTTTCTCGGCCCTCTTTCCCCTCGCGCCGAGTGCTGTGAAGCCAGCTGATGAATGTTCCGATTCCGACTGAAGGTATATAAACGTTCCCTGTCCAAAGGAAGAGACATTGAGCAGTTCGATCTTTTCATCAAAAGATGGGGCCTTGATCACGGAATGGATCTTTTCGACCATGGCGTTCCGTTGTCTCTCCGCTATCGAAAGCGGTAGATTCCCGACAGCCGAATATCCCCGCAGCGCGAAGACCTTTCCCCTTTCTGCGACCCTCAGGGGTTTAATCTCGTTTGGAGGAGAGATTTCAACTCTGATTTTCCCTCCGCCCTTCGGGTAGAATCCGTAAGACTCTATGGATACGTTTATCGAGACCCCGAGTTTTCTCAGGATGGGGACAAAGACGCCCGCAATATAGTGATAGGATGGACTGAGGGGAACGTGGGTCCCTCCTTTTAGGATGACCGTGGTTCTCTTTTTTGCGGAAATAAGCGCGGGTATGATCGTCTGGAGAACGAGGGTGACAGAGCCGGCAGTACCGGTGTCGAAGAAAAAGTCTCCGGCCTTCACCTCTCGCGGTGAAAAGAGAAGCTCCGATGATCCTTTGGAGTCACCCCTTACTTCGGCGTTCGATATCAGCTGAGCAGCCCTGACCGCTGTGAGATGCTGGGGCATGAGCCCGGGTCTCTCCCTGCCTTTTCTGATATTGAATATCCTGAAGGGTTTTGCTAAGAGACAGGAGAGACCGAGGGCTGTTCTGAGTATCTGACCGCCGCCTTCTCCTTGGCTGCCGTCTATCTCGACCATGATGTATCCTATCACTTTTCGTTTGGGTTGTTCATGAACTTCAGGCCGCATGTTCTGCACGGGACGGAATATGTGTATGTATAATGAATGAGGAGTGCGTGAGCAGGCTCGGTGGCGAAGATGAGAACTCTATCGATGACGGTGCTATGGCCGGGACATTAGAAGACTTCATTCGGGATAAGGCGGTCCTCCGTGAGTTGACCGAATCGGCGAATAAGATAATCATGATCTTAGGCGGTTCCGATTCCGGCAAGACGACCCTCATCGAACATTTGGCACACTCCCTCGCAAAGGACTCAACGGTCGGCATTGTAGACCTCGACATGGGACAATCTCATATCGGCCCTCCCACGACCGTGGCTTGGGGAAAAGTGAGGGGAGGATTCGAAGGCTGGTCCGGCGTCATGACCGAAGACTTCTATTTCACCGGTACCGTCACCCCCCTCGGCAGCCTCCTTCCTGCCGTGACCGGCGCGAAGCTGATGACGGATAAGGCCGCGTCTTCCTGCGACAAAGTAATTATCGACACGACAGGCCTGATAGCGGAACCAGCGGGCCGTCTGCTGAAGCAGCATAAGGCGGATATCATCTGTCCAGACATCATCCTCGCCGTTGACCGTTCCGGAGAATTGGACCATATCCTCGACCCCTTCCTTCTTCAAAGACGCCCGCGGGTCTGTCGCCTCCCTGTCCCCGATTTTATCGGGGCAAAAAGTCCGTCCCAGCGGGGTTGTTATCGCTTTGAGAAGATCGCTGCATATTTTCACGGTGCCGATGTCATAGAGGTTCGTACTGCGGATATCCCCCTAAGAATGACCGGTGGACCCCTGAGAGGGGACATAACGCGTATGAGGAACAGGATCGTTTCTTTCAGGAATGAGCATAACAGGGATATCTCTCTAGGCTTCATCGAGGGAATCGATGCCGACAGAGAAACCTTGCAGGTCCTCACTCCTCTGAAACATGGTACTCGGTTTACAGCAGTTATTGTGGGTAAGACGGAGATAGACATGACTGACGGAGAACTGAGAGATGCGAGTCCCGTGCCTTGCTGAAGACCCTTATGGTATACTTTTCTGATTATCACGGGAGGTAAGAGATCTTGGAAGAGCGATACGAGCCGCAGCGGGTGGAGTTGAAGTGGCAGGCGTACTGGTCCGAGAAAAAGCCTTACAGAACCGATACGGAGACTTCCCAAAAGAAATTCTATTGTCTCGAGATGTTCCCTTATCCTTCAGGTAAGATCCATATGGGACATGTGCGGAATTATGCGATAGGGGATGTCATCGCGAGGTACAAGCGCATGCGCGGGTACAACGTCCTCCATCCCATGGGGTGGGACTCTTTCGGCCTCCCCGCGGAGAACGCGGCGATAAAACAGGGAATACATCCTGCAGAATGGACTCATGAGAATATCGATTTCATGAGGAGACAGCTAAACCGCATGGGGCTCAGCTACGACTGGGACAGGGAGGTGACGACCTCCTCCCCGGAATACTACCGATGGAACCAGTGGTTCTTCCTCAGGATGTATGAAAAGGGGCTCGCCTATAAGAAGGCCTCATTCGTGAACTGGTGCCGGTCCTGCGCCACGGTTCTTGCCAACGAGCAGGTGATAGACGGGAAGTGCTGGCGCTGCGACAACGAGGTGATCCAGCGAGAACTCGAGCAGTGGTTCTTCAAGATCACCGCGTATGCCGATGAACTGCTCGTGGGATGCGACAAACTCAAGGGCTGGCCCGAGAATGTCGTGGCTATGCAGAAGAACTGGATCGGCAAGAGCGAAGGCGTTGAGGTAGATTTTCCGATAGAGGGGACGGATGAAAAGATGCGGATATTCACGACGAGGCCCGATACCCTCTGGGGGGTGACCTTTGTCTGCATCGCGCCGGGACATCCCCTTTGGGAGAAACTCGTGACAGACAGGGAAAAATTGAATGGGATAAAAGCGAAGTACGGCAACGTAGAAGAAAAGGTGGGTTTCTTTACCGGCCATTACGCACGTAACCCGATGAACAACGAAAAGATACCTGTCTACGTCGCGAACTTCGTGCTCATGGAATACGGGACAGGCGCCATCATGTCGGTGCCTGCTCATGACCAGAGGGATTTTGACTTTGCGAAAGAGTACGGTCTTCCGATTAACGTAGTAATCGTTCCCGAGGATAAGGCATCGGCGAATCCTGAACCGATTACCGGGGCCTTTGAGGACGAAGGGATTCTCATCAACTCAGCCCAGTTCAGCGGATTGCCGAGCGGGGAGGCGAAGAGGAAGATCGGAGAATACATCGAAGGGCGCGGGCTCGGCAGACGGGTCATCAACTACAAACTCCGTGACTGGGGCGTCTCGCGGCAGAGATACTGGGGCACGCCGATTCCGATCATCTATTGTGAAAAATGCGGTATCGTCCCTGTGGACGAGAAGGACCTTCCGGTCATCCTCCCCGAGGGGGTGAAGTTTACCGGGCAGGGAGGATCTCCGCTCCTCGATTCGGAGGAATTTTTGAGAGTAGATTGTCCGAAGTGCGGGGGCGGGGCGCGGCGTGAGACGGACACCATGGATACCTTCGTCGATTCATCCTGGTATTATGTGCGGTACTGTTCGAGAAGGGACGAAGAGGCCCTCAAGAGGGATAACATCGCTTACTGGATGCCGGTGGATCAATACATAGGCGGTGTGGAGCACGCGGTCCTTCACCTTCTCTATTCCCGTTTTTTCACCCGCGTCATGAGGGACATCGGCATTCTCGATATCGACGAGCCGTTCACGAACCTCCTCACTCAGGGGATGGTATGCATGGAGACCTTGAAATGTCCCGAGCACGACTGGCTCTTCCCCGAGGAACTGAAGGACGGGAAGTGCCTCCATTGCGGGAGGGATGTCATAAGGGGCCGGGTCGAAAAGATGTCGAAGTCGAAGAAGAACGTGGTCGACCCCGACCATCTCATCAATAGATACGGCGCTGATACCGCGCGGCTCTTTTCCCTCTTTGCCGCCCCTCCTGAGAAAGACCTCGAATGGTCTGACAGGGGTGTTGAAGGGGCTTACCGGTTTTTGAACAGGGTCTGGGGAATCGTCTTCAGGAACCGACCGGAACTGACGGAAAAAGGGCAGGGGGGCTCATCCGAAGTTGCCGACATTCATCAGACAGCGAGCCTGTCGCCTCTTGCCTCACAACTCTTGCGGAAGACGCATCAGACGATAAAGCGGGTGACCCTTGACATAGAGCGGGAATACCATTTCAACACCGCGATCGCGGCCCTCATGGAACTCGTGAATGAACTTTCCGCTTTCAAGGCAGAAGATGACGACGACAGGGCGATATTCAGATATGCCGTCGAGACGATTCTCATGCTCCTCTCTCCTTTCGCTCCTCACATCGCAGAGGAACTCTGGGACGCGATAGGCAATGAACCGGACTTGTTCGGGAGGAGCTGGCCTGAATGGGACGAAGAGATAGCGCGTGAGGAGGAGATAGAGCTTGTTATCCAGGTCAACGGTAAGGTGAGGTCGAAGATCATGGTCCCGCAAGGACTTTCCGACGAAGAGATTAAGGAGAGGACGCTGGCAGAGGAGAGGACGCGGGAGATCCTTTCGGGCAAGACGCTGAAGAAGATCTTTGTGGTGAAGGGAAGGCTCGTGAATATCGTGATATGAAGAGACCGCATGGAAGAGAAGGCATGGGATACAGGGTGAGGAGAGAGAAAGGGTCGTATCATTATTTTGGGACAGTGCTTTCCGTTCTGCTCATGGCTTCTTGTTTGGTCTCTTGCGGCTACTCGATACAGGGCAAGGCAAACCTTCCGTTTCAGGCGGTCAGCCTCGGGAAGATCGCGAACAGGACCTTCGAGCCGAAGCTGGAAGACAGGATGCAGGTGGCGCTCGTTGAGGAACTCATGAAGAACGGATTTACCCTGGTTCAGAATTCCGAATACCGGATAGAAGGGGTAATTAATGTCTTTCAGATGAGGGTCCTTTCCGAGAAGAACAGTGTTGCCGTCGAATATGAGGTGATCATCAGGGGAGATTTTAAACTCGTCGGGCCGTCCGGCAAGGTCAGGCCGCTAGCAAAAGGAGGGGTCTTCATCGTCTCCTTTCTGAGTACGGACAGTCTCAACGTTGTCATGGCGCGAAAGGAAGTGGCGATAGAAAAGGCGTTGAGGGATTTTTCGACGGAGCTTGTCGCCTCGGTAATATACTCATGAGCATCAGGCATTTCATACAGGAGATCGAAAAGGGTCTGCGCGCACCCGTATATTTCCTTTACTCCGAAGAGAGCTATCTTCTGAAAGAGGCCTCTTTCATGGTCTCGGGGGCGATACCCGAAGCGGAGAGAAGTTTCGGCCTGTCCGTCTATGACCTCGACGGCATCGATGAAAGACCGTCTCTTGACCAGGTCATCGATAGTGTAAATACGTTGCCCTTCATGGGAGGCCGCAGGACCGTCATCCTCGAAAATGTCCAGGAACTCGGCAAGAAAGAGATGGAGGGGCTTGAAAGGTACATCGCTGACCCGGCTCCTTCATCTGTCCTCGTTCTCCTTCACCGGGGGAAACCGAAGGCCCAGTTTACAGGGCTTACGAAGAAGGTCAAGGCGATACCCCTCGACATGCGGGAGCAGGATAT encodes:
- the rtcA gene encoding RNA 3'-terminal phosphate cyclase, giving the protein MVEIDGSQGEGGGQILRTALGLSCLLAKPFRIFNIRKGRERPGLMPQHLTAVRAAQLISNAEVRGDSKGSSELLFSPREVKAGDFFFDTGTAGSVTLVLQTIIPALISAKKRTTVILKGGTHVPLSPSYHYIAGVFVPILRKLGVSINVSIESYGFYPKGGGKIRVEISPPNEIKPLRVAERGKVFALRGYSAVGNLPLSIAERQRNAMVEKIHSVIKAPSFDEKIELLNVSSFGQGTFIYLQSESEHSSAGFTALGARGKRAEKVGEEAGADFLEYYASGAAFDHHLPDQIVPYLSLCRDESEFTTSSITSHLMTNLWAIGLFHDFTYSVQGEVGKPGSVRINQRPV
- a CDS encoding Clp1/GlmU family protein codes for the protein MSRLGGEDENSIDDGAMAGTLEDFIRDKAVLRELTESANKIIMILGGSDSGKTTLIEHLAHSLAKDSTVGIVDLDMGQSHIGPPTTVAWGKVRGGFEGWSGVMTEDFYFTGTVTPLGSLLPAVTGAKLMTDKAASSCDKVIIDTTGLIAEPAGRLLKQHKADIICPDIILAVDRSGELDHILDPFLLQRRPRVCRLPVPDFIGAKSPSQRGCYRFEKIAAYFHGADVIEVRTADIPLRMTGGPLRGDITRMRNRIVSFRNEHNRDISLGFIEGIDADRETLQVLTPLKHGTRFTAVIVGKTEIDMTDGELRDASPVPC
- the leuS gene encoding leucine--tRNA ligase, yielding MEERYEPQRVELKWQAYWSEKKPYRTDTETSQKKFYCLEMFPYPSGKIHMGHVRNYAIGDVIARYKRMRGYNVLHPMGWDSFGLPAENAAIKQGIHPAEWTHENIDFMRRQLNRMGLSYDWDREVTTSSPEYYRWNQWFFLRMYEKGLAYKKASFVNWCRSCATVLANEQVIDGKCWRCDNEVIQRELEQWFFKITAYADELLVGCDKLKGWPENVVAMQKNWIGKSEGVEVDFPIEGTDEKMRIFTTRPDTLWGVTFVCIAPGHPLWEKLVTDREKLNGIKAKYGNVEEKVGFFTGHYARNPMNNEKIPVYVANFVLMEYGTGAIMSVPAHDQRDFDFAKEYGLPINVVIVPEDKASANPEPITGAFEDEGILINSAQFSGLPSGEAKRKIGEYIEGRGLGRRVINYKLRDWGVSRQRYWGTPIPIIYCEKCGIVPVDEKDLPVILPEGVKFTGQGGSPLLDSEEFLRVDCPKCGGGARRETDTMDTFVDSSWYYVRYCSRRDEEALKRDNIAYWMPVDQYIGGVEHAVLHLLYSRFFTRVMRDIGILDIDEPFTNLLTQGMVCMETLKCPEHDWLFPEELKDGKCLHCGRDVIRGRVEKMSKSKKNVVDPDHLINRYGADTARLFSLFAAPPEKDLEWSDRGVEGAYRFLNRVWGIVFRNRPELTEKGQGGSSEVADIHQTASLSPLASQLLRKTHQTIKRVTLDIEREYHFNTAIAALMELVNELSAFKAEDDDDRAIFRYAVETILMLLSPFAPHIAEELWDAIGNEPDLFGRSWPEWDEEIAREEEIELVIQVNGKVRSKIMVPQGLSDEEIKERTLAEERTREILSGKTLKKIFVVKGRLVNIVI
- the lptE gene encoding LPS assembly lipoprotein LptE; its protein translation is MKRPHGREGMGYRVRREKGSYHYFGTVLSVLLMASCLVSCGYSIQGKANLPFQAVSLGKIANRTFEPKLEDRMQVALVEELMKNGFTLVQNSEYRIEGVINVFQMRVLSEKNSVAVEYEVIIRGDFKLVGPSGKVRPLAKGGVFIVSFLSTDSLNVVMARKEVAIEKALRDFSTELVASVIYS